The genomic interval TGTGCCTGATTACGGTCTTTGAGAGAAATGGACTTGGTGCGCTCTTTATTCCAAACAGGAACGAACTTTTCAGGACGTTGTTCTGTTGGTGTCGGGAGCTGTTTTGCAAATTCGATGATTGCATCACGGTCAAATTCACCGGCGACAGCCATTACCCATGGCATTGATTTCTGTTTATTCCAGAAAGCGTCAACATCAGCCTGTGTGAATTTTTCTACCTGTGCCGGAATACCTGCGTGGTAGTAACTGTAGATGGAATCAGTAAACAGGAACGGGAAGAGGTTACGAGTGGCCAAGCCAAGTGGCTGGTCCTCGCGCAACTTAATGCCTGCTACCTGATCAACTTTTTCGCGGTTAACTTCCTCAACAGCCAATGTTGGAGTCTGCACCATTTTACTGAAGAGCTTTAGAATATCACCAGAGAAGCGGGCAGGGTAACGCGCGCTTACTGAGAATGTTCTTCTGCTTGCAGATGCTGCAACTGATGCTGCACGGTCTGCAAGGTATTCTTCAATGGCAGGAGCATCCATGGAACCTGTGCCTTTGGTAAGAACGCGGGCAGCAAGTACGGAAAGACCTTCCTGATCTTTATTGATCAGAGTGTCTCCGCCCATGAAATCCATATCGATCGCAACGTATGGCAAAGTTGTATCTGGAATCAGAATCAACTGGCGACCGTTACCGAGATCGATAACTTCCTTTTCGCCGGTGATGTCTTTTGCAATCAGCTGTTTTTTTACAGCATCTTTTTGATTCCCAGTTTTTAACTACCTGTGCGGTAAGCGTGGTTCCGCTTACTTCGCCATCCTGTGGCGCGAGGACTGTTGCCTGTAAATGTTCCGGCTTGAGGTAGGTGTCGATAAGGTTCTGAAGCTGTTCACGGTTTACGTTATCAACTTCATCAAGGTAATTCTGTTCACCCTGTTCGCCGCCAAAGAAAAATTCGAACATGCCGATCTTGGAAGTAAGGCCGGAAAGAGTTTCTTTAGAGCGGAAAAGGGAATCCTCAAGATTTAAACGAACGCGGGCCATGTCTTCATCTTTGAATTCAGAAGCCTTGAGGTTGCGTAAATCTTTCATTAATTCAGGCCAGAATTCATCCAATTTATCTGCATCAAGCACTGCTGTAATGTAGATAAGACCTGCACGTTCAAAAGAGTATGCAGATACGGAGATGGCGTCGACAAGCTGCTTTTCATACTGGTACTTGCGGTAGAACGGAGAAGTCTTATCTCCACCCATGAGCTGTGCCAACATGTCGAGACCCGTGGTGTTAACATCATCAAATCCCGGAATGGGGAAAGAGATACCAAGGTATACTTTGTTCCACTTGCCTTCTACAACCTGAATGTTAGGTCCGGTCATATCCAGTTTGTCAATATTAACAACGGATGGCGGAGTAACATTGGCAGTGTTTTCGAGACTACCGTATAGCTTTTCTGCCTCAGCGAGCACAGCTTTTTCGTCTATATCACCGCATACAACCAACAGCATCTGCTGTGGCTGGTAATGCTTTTTGATGTAGTTGGTAATGTCTTCACGAGTGAAGGAATTGATGGTGTCGCGGTAGCCGATAATTGGCCATGCGTAGGTTGTCCCTTTCATAGTCTGCTGTTGCAGTTTTTTGAAAAGAAGACCGAACGGGCTGTCTTCACCGCGCTCCAGTTCGGAAATAATAACTTTTTTTTTCTGACTCAAGTTCTTCCGCATCAATATTGGCGAAAAATGCCTGATCGCGTAAAACTTTCAGTCCAGTTTGCCATGCATCAGCAGGTAGATCTGCAATATAAACTGTGTAATCAAAACTAGTAGCAGCGTTAAGGTAGCCACCTAATTCTTCAATACTTGCAGCGATCTGGCCCTTTGCATAGTTTTTAGTGCCTTTAAAAACCATATGTTCAAGCACATGGCTGATGCCAGCTTCCCTAGGCTCTTCATAGCCTGACCCAGCATGTACATACAGTCTTGTTGAGACGAGCGGAAAACGCTTATCTTCTTGAATCAAAACAGTAAGACCATTTTTGAGTTTAGTCACCGTTGCCGCAGACGCTGCGGTTGCAGTGCACATCATAAGTACTCCACAAAAAAGTATAATAAGTCGTTTGAACATTCCATGCCTCCTAATTGCCTAAGCAAAAAATATGTTCAACGGATAGTGTACGCAATGGTTTCAATTTGGCAAGGAGAACCATTGGTTGTGACATACAGGTTATAGGGGGGCTGTGCAAGCTATGTGTACATTGAACTCATAACAGGGTATGGTGTTGCGACTTATTGCATGCCAAGGGTTTTTCCCCATACGGAGTGATGTTTGAATGCTGGATTCGCTTGTTGGAACAATTCTGACAGACGCACGAACTGTACTTGATGACTTGGATCCATTCCTTCTGGATTTGGAAGTATCTGCCGAACGGGCAGATACAGTGCTTCTTTCAACAATATATAATACAACCCCGTTACTTTCTAACTGTTTTAATTTACTTGGGCTGACTGATGCAGTTGCTCTGGTTGACTTGTTGCAGCTAGTAATCGGGGCGTTCCGAAAACGGACTTTATCACTTTCGTATGTGAATATTCGAGAAGTCATACGTGCATTCAGTGCATTAGTGGCGTTTCTTGATAGTGCCGATGCTGAGAAAATTTCTAAGGCAAATAATGCATTGAAAGAGCTGATTGAGGCAACGTGGCCTTCTGACGCAAAAACGATGCTTGCAATGCATTCGCTACGCGACCCGCAGGGTAACGTAGCCTTTTCTATTTCCGGCTATGTGCTGCAGGATGACTTCATGCAGGAGTGCACATGTTTTGTACTCGAACTGGATGATAGCGGGCTGTTAGCAGGTACCCAGTTTACTCCTTTCTCATTACTTCAGTTCCTTTACAAAAGTGGTCAGGTGTTGGGCGTACAATTTGCGTCCCCGGCGTCTGGTGCATACTTACAAGTTTTGTTTGCAACGGTGCTTAATGCAGAGCAGTTGCAGATGGTTCTTGATATTCCTGAAGAGGCTATTCATGTCGTTTCCATGTCAGCCTTTGATTCAAAAAATCCTGCTTGGAAATCAGCGCTCCTGTCAATTGATACTGACAATGTAGAAACCGCCGATATTGAAACTCGTCAAACTGAAATTTCAGAGAGCACTGAGCATACTAAGGTAGCTTCTTTTGAAGAGAGTGAGCCTGCTGACGATCCTTTATACGGGGTTTCAGACCAGCAACGGCCTCTCGATTCAGCGAATGTTCCTGTAAGTTCATATCAACCGAGAGAATACGCTTCACCTTCCTTGTCTTCTGATTCAATAGCAGATGACAAGTTTGCCTTGCTAGAAGCAGAGCTTGAAGGGGAATTGTTTGAAGAAGCAATTTCCGCTGGAATTGCCTCTCGGTCATTAGATAAAGCACAGCAGGAATTACCTGAGAAGGCCGAAGCAACAACAAGCAGTGATGCAGAGCAGGCTGAAGATTCTCAGGTGCAAGGGGCGCTTCTTGGTGGAACTTTGGATGTGGCAAATCAAGAGTCTGCTAAGCAGATGGAAGAGCTGCATGGATTTAGCTATGAGCGCAATTCCAACAGCGTGACACTGTACGTTTCAACAATCGAAAATGTTGTTGAGGCAGAGCAACTGCGTGCAGTGCTGCTCGAATTGTTGTCGACACATGCTGATGTCGAATTGGTGCTACATGCCCCGATTCGTGGAAATTTAGAGCTGCTTCAATTGTTGCTGTCAGCAGCAATGACGGTCGGTTTGCGGCATCAGGAATTTAAAGTTTCCGGTGAAGGGAAAGAGAGTGTGGCCATGTTGCTTGCAGGCTGTGGCATAACGATCGACGTGCTTAAAGCTCAGGGCATTGCAGACTTTTTGAGCTAATAAGCGTTCTGCATAAAAAAAGGACTGCCTTTATACGCTTGCGTCCCCCGCCGATTACGTAAGTGGCAGCCCTAGGAGTGGTGTAAAGTTTATTTGACGTTACACTCAGAGCTTTCGCTGCAATAATTGAAAATGAACTGACCTATCTGAGTACCCAAGTACACGCATTCAATACCATTCAAGCATTCCTGCGCATCTTTAGGTTCGATATATGTTATTAATTCATGATGATGCTTAGACAATTGGGCAACCCATGCATTTTTTTCTTTATCAAACTGAACAGACAAATCTATCTGTTGTTTTGTAATTTCCGGATAAAACGATAATATTTTAGTGCGTAATTGTTCTGGAGTAATAATCATGCGACAGCTCCTTTGCTTCTAGTAAGCATAGTTGAGAGGGCAGGGCTGCACAATGTTTGGAGCTCAACATATAAAGTGGGATAAGCCATGATAGCTTGTTATCATGCCTAAATTGTGTGGCATTTTGTGATGCTGTGTGTAGGAAAAAATAACGAAAAAAAAGCCGTGACCATATGGTCACGGCTTTTTCTGTTAACAGAAAAGAATGTTCTACTTTTTAGTAGATAAGAACTCATTTCGCAGAGAATCAATAAGTTTTCCTACGGGAATGATTTCTTTAATACGGTGTACGTTAGTACCTGAGAATGCAAAGCCTCGAGAAAGGTTGCCTTTTTTAGCATTAAGCAGTGCTGCAGCGATGCAGTACGGGCTTTGTTCATGTGCGCAGTTGTGAATACACTCAAATGGGCACTTGAACGGCTTTTTAAGACCGTTTCGGGAGTCTTCAACAAACTTGTTTTTCAGAGCGCGACCGGGGAGACCTACAGGACTCTTAATAACGGTTACGTCTTCTTTTCGTGCATCAACATACGCTTGTTTAAAGCGATCGTCTGCATCGCATTCATCTGTAGCAACAAATCTGGTTCCCATCTGTACCCCTGCTGCACCCATTTCGATGAATTTTTTAATATCTTCACCGGTGTAGATGCCCCCTGCAGCGATAACAGGAATGGTTTTTCCTGATTTTGCTTCAAATTCTTTAACAGCTTCAATTACTTCACTTATTACTTTTTCAAGTGCAAAGTCAGGATCTTCGAGCTGTTCAGCTTTAAAACCAAGATGTCCGCCTGCTTTGGGTCCCTCAACCACAAAAGCGTCTGGCAGGTAATCATACTTGGATGCCCACTTTTTACAAAGAATCTTAGCAGCGCGAGCTGATGAGACGATAGGCACAAGTTTGGTGTTAGCTTTTTCTTTGTGTTCTTCGTAATAGTCTTTCAGGTACGCAGGTAAATCCATAGGAAGTCCAGCACCTGAGAAGATTACGTCGATCTTTTCATCCAAAGAGGTTTTTACGAGATCAGCAAAGTTCGTAAGAGCAACCATAATGTTTACTCCGAGTACGCCTTTGGTCATCTCTTTAGCTTTGCGAATTTCTTTACGCATAGCGCGGATGTTAGCTTCCATAGGGTTTTTGCCTATGTCTGGCTCACTCATTCCGATCATAGCTCCAGCGATAACTCCGATGCCTCCCTCATTGGCAACGGCACTAGCAAGATTGGAAAGAGAAATTCCAACGCCCATACCTCCCTGAATAATAGGAGTATTGGCAACAAGATCGCCAATCTTCAAGGTAGGAAATGACATGATTCAGTCCTCCAAATGCGGCGCTTCAATTCCGCATTGTGATTATATGTACTGCGCGGTGTCTCGCAGTCAGAGTACGGCAGTTAATTTGGACATACTGCACTCAATTATTTGCTTCGTCTTAGTCTTTACACAGAACAGCCAGCAGTGCAAGTACACCATTGGCAATGGCGACCTTTTCGGGGTCTAATTATTGGTGATTTTTCGATGTGTCTGAGCATGAATTGGAGAATAAGCGGGATGTGCTCTGTGATAATTTCATCGTGGAGTTCGTCATCAATTTTTTCAAAGAATAGATGCTCCTTACCGTCTTTTTTCAATTCAACCCATCCTGCGTCACAAGTAGATGTGAGCCTTGGATTGTGCATCATGTACAAATACGCAGGCAATTGCAGGTTAACAACTTTGTCTGCTAACTGGTTAAGCGGGTCTTCAACGCCACCATCCCATGTACGCATTTGCGCCATCAGGAACTCGTCCTGCCATAATCCGTTGTCCGGTTTATGGATGTTGCCAGTTTTGTAATCCAGAATAACCCGTGTGTTGTTACGGATATCAATTCGGTCGGCAATTCCGGCGATGGAACGCTCTTTTGCATCAACACCAATAGTTTTAATAAGTCTTTTTTCCAGAGAGTCAATTTTAGCCATAGGCTGGTTTCGCAAGAAGCGGCTCAGGCGTTCTTTTCCTGCTGTCTCCAGCATGACAAAGGAATCGTAAGGCACTTCTTCTTTGATACTGGATTCATGGAGCATTTGTACAAACATGCGCTGGAGCGGTTCTGGATCAAGCTTGCTGAATTCGGTTTCTTTATGCAGATACTCAGTGAAAAACTTTTCTAACACTTTGTGGAACAGATCACCGATTGCAGCAAAGTCTTCGGCTTCATTTACTTCGTCCACAGGGCGCAAGTTACCAATGCGCTCCATATAGAACTGCATAGGGCAGTTGAGATATGTGTTGAGTGCAGAAGGTGAAACCGGCTTGGCTAAAAAGGTTTCAATCATGTCATTGATTGCGGAAGTGCGCTGAATGACATGGTCTTCTTTTTTGATGGTGGAAACGGGGTAGCTGATACCGTGCAGTGGTGCGTCACCTGGTGCAAGGAGTTTGCCTTGCTTGCATTCTTCTTTCCACAGCAGCTCTTCTACAAAGCGGGAACGGATATGCTTTTCTTCAAAAATACCGGTGCGCTCAGATCCTGTCTGGTAGAGCACATGAACATTTGTTGCTCCGCGGATAAGACGATAAAAGTTGTATGCTGCTACGCTTTCACGATGGCGCGCGTCCGGCAGACCAAGCATGGAGCGCAGGCTGTCCGGCAATAGTGGATCATTACCCGGTAAGCCGGGAAGTTTGTTTTCTGTGGCATCCAGAACATATACATTCTTAAAATGCAGCAGACGAGATTCCAGCATACCCAAAACCTGCAAACCGGTAAGCGGGTCAGCTTCAAAAGGCACCCGTTCACCACGAATAATTTCGCGCAGAATAGTGAACAGTACTCCCTGAGAAAATTCCTGATTTGCAAGAGAACACTCGCGTAACGAAGGGATAACCTTACGCATGATGCGGTACATGGATTCTGCATCAATCGGGAATCGATCCCATAGGTTGCCGCCATGTTCCAGCAGAACCGTACATAAATCAGAAAGAGTGTTTGCAAGTTGCGCCGGAGTCTCTATTTCTTCCCATGCTGTGATGGCGTTGGAAAGAACCCTGTGGAGCAGCTCCTGCATTTCCTCTTCGGAAGCAGTGACATTTTCGTCGCGGGTAAATGGAATAGTGAAAGGCGTGGTGTAGCTTTTACCCCGACGCAGTTCTTTTTCCATAGTATGCAAGGTTACACCGAACGGACGCTCTTCTCCGATGGTCAGCATTTTAATATACGGATGACGAATAAGAGAGATGATGTCTTTCCAGTAATAGCCGTCCGCGCGTTTGTTTTCTTGCAGATGCAGCACTACTTCCAATAGTTGAAATAAGTTGGAACGCCAGAGCGGGTAGCCCATGGAAATGTTCACGTCTTTACGTGGCAAATGGTGGAGTACCGGCATCATAAGCCCAGTGTCCGGCAGAACTACAGCGGTGTCACTGATGGAGTCCTGTTGCAGAAGCTTCTGTTCCATCGCGTCCAGCTGTGAATGTAGATCGAACCCTTCATAGAGCTGTAAGTCTTGTTCACGCTCTTGTGGTTCTTCACATAATTCGGTGCCGATTGACCATTCGGAAATCCACTTTCTGTGCTCACGACATGCCCAGTGAGTCTGCCCACCTGTTGTCAGTTCCGCATCAGAATGAATCATGATAGTAGCGCCGTATTCGGCGTGTAGAATGCGGAACAATTCTTTTTCTACACCTGTGAGGCCATAGAAGCCTGCAATGTAAATTTTCTTATGAGAAAGACTCATAACCGGCTTGGAGCTGTCATTCAGTAATTGCAGAACTCGGAACGCATCGTATCCCGGAGTAGTCCAGCCACGATTTTCCAGTTTTTCTGTGTATGCATCATGAATACGACCAAGCTGTCCGAGCAGGATTGCTGCAAAAGGAACAACCTGTCCTTCCATGTGGAAGTAATCTTCTGGCGTTTTGTTCTGGTTAAAGAAATCTTCCAATAACGAGTTCAGACGCATACCCCACGGGAAAAAGCGCTGTGGATCATTAAGCGGTAGCGTCTGAAGAGGACCGGACGTAAAGGTATCTTTCTTGTTAATGTCCTGTATGCATTCCATTAACAAGCCGACACGATCCAGTACTTCAATAACGTGAGGCGGTGTTGGTTCCAGCTCACTACGGAGCATCTGGAAAACATCGCTTACCTGAAAGATCTGCGGCATAAGAAACGGTTTTGGAAGTGCTTCATTAAAACGCAGACTGTCAGACAGATATTTACGTGGGCGTGAATGCGGGAAGATAATCAACGCATCACCCGGATTATTGTCGGTGTCTGCGAGAACCCGTTCCATAAGACCGGAGATAAAATCGTTCTGCCAAGGGATAATGACAAATGGTTTAGTATGCATGGTTAGGCTCCGGTGGAAAGGGTAACGTCTACAGTTTCGCGTGAATCGAGATAAATAATCGTGCCTAATAGCGCGCAGTTGTCATACGCAGGCATGGCATTCAGTAAGTTGAGATAACGACGCACCTGCTGTTTGTGCGCAGGGTCGTGGCCGCCAGTCTTATATTCAACAATAGTAATGGCGTCAGGCTCGCGAACAAGTAAGTCAGCCCTGTGCTGGTTACCTTGCTCGTCCATGATGCCTTGCTCCGGTCTTCCGAAGTGTTGCCATTTAGTAAAGTCTGGCAGAGACGTGAGCCACAACAGCATATCCGTCAGCTCTTCTTCTACCTCAACTCTGTTTTCCATAGGCAGCGGATACTCGCGCATGCCATGCTGAATGGCGCGGTGCACATCTTCCTGCGGATTATCCAGAACACGCAAATGCTCGAGGCAGGTATGGACAAGAATACCGCGGCGGCGTTCATCGTAGATAATTTCTTCCAGCGGGTTACGGAAAATTTTTAATCGCGGCAGCCAGTGCATCGGTTTCCATGCAAGCACGTCTTCATGCGCTGGCATCAGCTTGTTACGATCTACTTCATCAACTATTTCTACTGTGAGCGTGCTTTCCGGCGCTTCGCCGATGGTGATGCAGCCTTTTTCATCCATTTTGTCCTGAAGATCTGTGAGCAGTACTCGTAAGCTTTTTAACAATGGTGAAGTGCGTTCGTGTGTCGGAGTAGAGGTGATAACAGCATGCAACTCTTCAACAGGGCGTGTCCATGCCACGTAAAGTAAATGCAGTTGTTCACGAGCATCTTTACCTACAACACGGTAGTAATCGTCACCTAGTTCTTTACACTGCGGAACAAGAATTTCCTGTCCGTTAAAGGTAAATGCCTCTTGTCCGGAAGGGCGTTGCTGCATTTGGTGATGAAATGGAATGACAACTACAGGGAACTCAAGTCCCTTTGATTTATGCATGGTGAGAATACGGATTGCATCCAAATTTTCCGGCATTGGAACTTTTTCTTCTACACCGCCGTCCTGCCAGAAAGTGAGGAATGCAGAAAGGGAACGCAGTCCGTTTGTTTCTGCTGTGTGCACAATCTCAAGGAAACGGCGCAGGAATATTTCATCCTGCGGGAAGCGTTTGAATACTTCGAAATGCTCAAAGCCTTCACGCACCGTATCGTACGCACTCATCAAGCCTGCCTGTGAATAGAATGGAGCAATCCATTGTTCCCATGCCTGTGGGTAGTCAGCTTTAAATGCGTTGAAAAGGGTACCTTTGCGCGGCGCTGCAAGCCAGTCATCAAGTTCTGCTCTGTTGATTCCGGCAATGTCGCAGAATAATTCAGAGCCGCTGATAACAGACCAGAAGGCCACGTCGTTAAGCGGGTAATCCAAGAAGGTTAGCAGGTTGACCATTTGTTGAATGACAGGGTGGTCAGCAAGGCACAGACTGTTTTCTGTAATAATAGGGAAGCCCCATTCTACAAGCCAGTTTGCCAGCATGTTTGCTTCACCGTTGGTGCGAACCAGTACAGCAATATCTCTCAGCTTACGGCGATGCTGTAAGTCATCTACAAAAAGTTTTTTCAGTTCTTTATGAACAGATTCAAACAATGCTTCTGTATTTTCTGCTTCAATGTCGTAGAGCTTAACAAGGCCACCACTGCCTTCTTTGTGCGGTGGAACGTTCTGTGCGGCGCCGGAGAAGCCTTTCATAATATCCGCAGCCAACTCGTCCACAACGTCTGTAGAAGCTTTCCCTACAAGCTCATTGGCGATGCGCTTTGCGGTTTCTTCATCTTCAAGGCGAGAGAAAATAGCGTTGTTAAAATGCACAACGTTTTCGCTACTGCGCCAGTTGTTATCTAGCGTAGTGCGCTCCGGATCATGGGCAACTGCTTGAATTGCCTCTTCGTCCAAGATGCCGTCAAACAGATCGGAATCACCACCGCGCCAGCTGTAGATAGCCTGTTTAACATCACCAACGTAAACAACGGAGCCTTCTTTTGACAGGCACTCAACAGCAAGCGGTTCAATCGCTTTCCACTGTGTTTTGGATGTGTCCTGAAATTCATCAATGAGCAGATGTGTAAGACGGGTACCCATTCGGCAAAAAGCCTCAGAAGCTGCGTGCTCACCGCTTAGTACTTTTTGCGCGTAAATAGGCCACTGGGAAGCAGGGATAACACCTTTTTCACGTTGTAGTGTCTCAACTTCAGCTGCAAGCGGTTCTGCAATATTAATGAACGGAACAAGCTCTAAGGCTTTACGAAGAATCGCACCTTGAACTTCCAGTAGTGCAAAAGTGTCGCACATATCTGCATAGGCTTTATGCAAGTCGGCAGATGCTTTGCCTCTGGATGCTTTCAGCACGCAGTCATCGACAGAAGGTTTTTTCGCATATGTGGCAGAAGGGAGCTTGGACGAGAATATAGACAGTGCAAGGCACTTGTCTAAAAACTTCGTAAAGTTTGCAGCAGGTTTTATGCCTTCTTCCGCAATAAATTTTTGCACAGCTGTGGTGGTGCGGCTGAGTTCTTCATGCAGAAGTACAAGCCAGCCGCGCAGGGCATCTCCGTCAACTTCCGGTAATGCTCCATGCTCCAGACGGTATTGCATGAGGGTGTGGACTTTATCGCGAAGTCTGTCACCCGGTACAAAGCCATTCATATCTGTATGAAACAGCAACGATTCGCATGCATCTTTTAACAGTGCACTTTCTTTGCCGCCTTGTGATGCTCGAATAAGCATCTGGTCATAGAGAGGGTCAAAGAGGATTTTATCGTCAAAAATTGGTTCAAAGTCTGGTGGCAGGGAAAGGTCAAGTGCGCCAAGGCGTACCAGCATGTTCAGCAAGCTGTCGATGGTACGGATGTTAAGCGAAGAATAGCGCTGGAGTAGTTTGTTGACCCATCGATGAGCATCCTCAGGGTTCCAGGCAGCTGCCGGATTGTTCAAATCAGGATAAATGGCTCGTTCTTTCAAAGACTGGATAACACGCTCACGCATTTCCGTTGCCGCTTTGTTGGTAAAAGTAACGGCAAGGATTTCGTACCAGTTGAACGAACCATCTGGGTTCGCAATGGCACATGCAGTATTTTTTTCTTTGTGTTCTTCCTGAGTAGCTTCAGCAAGAAGACTTAAGAATTTTTGTGTGAGTGTGAATGTCTTACCGGAACCGGCTGCGGCTTTAATCTGTTGGAGCATGGTTGATCCGTACAAAAGAGTGTTAGGGGGTAGTCTGTTTAGCTATGCATATGGCGCAGGGACAGTGTGTTTGTTTACTGAATAATGCCCTTACGTTTGAGAGCTTCTATGGTGATTGCTTTGCGATATTTAGCATCGCTTTTTTGCGTAATAACAATGTTGGTGGCAAAGAACCAAACTGTTCCTTTTGATTCTACGTAACCGACAAACCAACCCTGTGGTTGCGGAATTCGAGTTGCCCAGCCTGTTTTGCCGTACAGTGTGTAGTCGGGAGTTTGTTGCACGAGTAATAATTTGTTGAGCAAGTCTTGATGCTTTTTATCATATGGCAATGACCGTGCATACAGGGCTTTTAGAAATTCAATTTGTTCAAAGGCAGAAATGGCTAAATCGCCCACAAGCCAAAAGTTCGAAATTTCAGGGCCTGCTGTCTGATTTCCGTAGCCAACCGCCTTAAGGTGCTTGGTATACTTCTTCATACCGATGCGGCGTGCAAGTTCCTGATAAAACCAGACACAGGAAACAGGAAGGGCGGTTTCAATGGAGTGGTCTCTATTCCATGCAGACAGACCTCTGTCTTTGCCATCCCATGTAAGAATCTCCTGTTCATTTGCAACAACTTTTTCATCTAACGCAATGAGAGTGTTAAGCATTTTAAAAGTTGATGCGGGCAAAAGCTGTGTGTTTGCACGTTCTTTGTTGTGCAAAAAAACAGTGGTGCCGTCTAGTGAGGAGATAACAATGGTTCCTTCCACCTTGTTTGTATGGAAGAGGTCTGCAAGGCCAGCGTCTTCGGCAAACGAGCTGGTGGTGCAGAAAACCGTAAGCATAAGCACTAACAAAAAGCATGAAGCAGAGCGAAGCATAGGTATCCTTCCGTATACTAAAAGCGGTAAGACAATGAGTCTTACCGCCTGTTCTGGTGGTGTATGAAACGAGCTGGAATATAAAGCAAAGGTATTCTACCCTGCCTTATTTGTTAACAAAGCAGGGGGCTACTCGCAATAGTGGTTATGAAAATCTATGAGGGTTGATTGCCCTGTAGATTCTATAACAGCACGCCAGTAGTCAGACCGCGTGTTAATCCTTCGCCGTTTACGGGTTACGAGGCGTAATGGAAGATGTACGAATCTGTCCATAAGTTTCGACACAACCATTGCAGTTTTACCTGCCATAGCCGCATGTACTGCGTTTTGTCCGAGGAATCCGCAATAAACTCTGTCGTTGGCGTTGGCCGGTACGGAACGAATGATGTAGCTCGGATCAATAAGTTTGAGAGTATAAGGAACGTTGCGCTCGGTCATGTAGCTATGGATTTCTTTTTT from Halodesulfovibrio sp. MK-HDV carries:
- a CDS encoding exodeoxyribonuclease V subunit beta; protein product: MLQQIKAAAGSGKTFTLTQKFLSLLAEATQEEHKEKNTACAIANPDGSFNWYEILAVTFTNKAATEMRERVIQSLKERAIYPDLNNPAAAWNPEDAHRWVNKLLQRYSSLNIRTIDSLLNMLVRLGALDLSLPPDFEPIFDDKILFDPLYDQMLIRASQGGKESALLKDACESLLFHTDMNGFVPGDRLRDKVHTLMQYRLEHGALPEVDGDALRGWLVLLHEELSRTTTAVQKFIAEEGIKPAANFTKFLDKCLALSIFSSKLPSATYAKKPSVDDCVLKASRGKASADLHKAYADMCDTFALLEVQGAILRKALELVPFINIAEPLAAEVETLQREKGVIPASQWPIYAQKVLSGEHAASEAFCRMGTRLTHLLIDEFQDTSKTQWKAIEPLAVECLSKEGSVVYVGDVKQAIYSWRGGDSDLFDGILDEEAIQAVAHDPERTTLDNNWRSSENVVHFNNAIFSRLEDEETAKRIANELVGKASTDVVDELAADIMKGFSGAAQNVPPHKEGSGGLVKLYDIEAENTEALFESVHKELKKLFVDDLQHRRKLRDIAVLVRTNGEANMLANWLVEWGFPIITENSLCLADHPVIQQMVNLLTFLDYPLNDVAFWSVISGSELFCDIAGINRAELDDWLAAPRKGTLFNAFKADYPQAWEQWIAPFYSQAGLMSAYDTVREGFEHFEVFKRFPQDEIFLRRFLEIVHTAETNGLRSLSAFLTFWQDGGVEEKVPMPENLDAIRILTMHKSKGLEFPVVVIPFHHQMQQRPSGQEAFTFNGQEILVPQCKELGDDYYRVVGKDAREQLHLLYVAWTRPVEELHAVITSTPTHERTSPLLKSLRVLLTDLQDKMDEKGCITIGEAPESTLTVEIVDEVDRNKLMPAHEDVLAWKPMHWLPRLKIFRNPLEEIIYDERRRGILVHTCLEHLRVLDNPQEDVHRAIQHGMREYPLPMENRVEVEEELTDMLLWLTSLPDFTKWQHFGRPEQGIMDEQGNQHRADLLVREPDAITIVEYKTGGHDPAHKQQVRRYLNLLNAMPAYDNCALLGTIIYLDSRETVDVTLSTGA
- the blaOXA gene encoding class D beta-lactamase, coding for MLRSASCFLLVLMLTVFCTTSSFAEDAGLADLFHTNKVEGTIVISSLDGTTVFLHNKERANTQLLPASTFKMLNTLIALDEKVVANEQEILTWDGKDRGLSAWNRDHSIETALPVSCVWFYQELARRIGMKKYTKHLKAVGYGNQTAGPEISNFWLVGDLAISAFEQIEFLKALYARSLPYDKKHQDLLNKLLLVQQTPDYTLYGKTGWATRIPQPQGWFVGYVESKGTVWFFATNIVITQKSDAKYRKAITIEALKRKGIIQ